From one Conyzicola nivalis genomic stretch:
- a CDS encoding DMT family transporter, giving the protein MGNSRGTTAGTLALVAASVLWGTTGTAASFLADDVSPLAIGASTMALGGILLFGVSARSAVAALRDSAARRWLAIGAVGVFVYTLAFYSAMDLAGVAIGNVVALGSGPVFAAVFEWVWERRGLSARWVVATAIAVSGITLLSFGRHADDTSESSGIGAGVLLGLLAGVAYALYTYASSRAIAVGHDGRSVMGGMFGLGAVALLPVLLTLGAPLLQSAQSVGIAAYLAVGPMFVAYLLFGYGLTHMRSSVATTVTLIEPLVATLLAVLVVGERLELLGWAGLALILGGVTVLITARQPPKPRTAF; this is encoded by the coding sequence GTGGGCAATTCTCGGGGCACGACCGCGGGCACACTGGCGCTCGTCGCCGCCTCCGTGCTCTGGGGCACCACGGGCACGGCCGCAAGCTTCCTCGCTGACGACGTGAGCCCGCTCGCCATCGGCGCGAGCACCATGGCGCTCGGCGGCATCCTGCTCTTCGGCGTTTCGGCCAGGTCCGCCGTCGCCGCCCTGCGCGATTCGGCCGCGCGTCGCTGGCTGGCCATCGGGGCGGTGGGGGTCTTCGTCTACACCCTCGCGTTCTACAGCGCCATGGATCTCGCCGGCGTCGCCATCGGCAACGTCGTCGCGCTCGGCTCGGGCCCGGTCTTCGCGGCGGTCTTCGAGTGGGTCTGGGAGCGGCGCGGGCTCTCCGCCCGCTGGGTGGTGGCCACGGCGATCGCGGTTTCGGGCATCACCCTGTTGAGCTTCGGACGCCACGCGGATGACACGTCGGAATCGTCCGGCATCGGGGCGGGTGTCCTGCTCGGCCTTCTCGCCGGTGTGGCGTATGCGCTCTACACCTACGCATCGAGCCGCGCGATCGCCGTCGGCCACGACGGTCGCAGTGTCATGGGCGGCATGTTCGGGCTCGGCGCCGTCGCTCTGCTGCCCGTGCTGCTGACGCTCGGCGCTCCGCTGCTCCAGTCGGCGCAGAGCGTGGGCATCGCGGCCTACCTCGCCGTCGGCCCGATGTTCGTCGCGTACCTGCTATTCGGCTACGGCCTCACCCACATGCGCAGCAGCGTCGCCACGACCGTGACACTCATCGAACCACTCGTCGCCACCCTGCTCGCCGTGCTCGTGGTGGGGGAGCGGCTGGAGTTGCTCGGCTGGGCGGGTCTCGCACTCATACTCGGCGGCGTAACAGTGCTGATTACGGCTCGGCAACCGCCCAAACCGCGCACGGCGTTCTAA
- a CDS encoding metallophosphoesterase, which produces MTSHSRSRTLRRALAASISTAVALGLATAGAGLATAATPETPQVDQRSSFVLPVIPDTQFYSRYSASQFYPKYGTNPFEVQTKWIVENQDELNMPFAVHVGDVVDQQGVTGEWEAADKAMDILTAGDVPYSVIPGNHDVSDMNARSSTGISANYRARFGATAMAAQASKTGSTLLGTFQDGLSSAYLFEAEGHTWMSLAIAWNASDDTFAWAQGILNQHKNVPVVLSSHAIINIAEDQASPAPWWWGDLLWDTLIRKNDQIMLTVNGHFHGSTQQTRTNDFGHPVHQILTDYQMAADGGNGIMTLFEFDLTNQRIDVESVSPWVTVKDADSRASSDTPVLTGPNQSFSFAFDFDGRFGWKTDATQEDGADLSELAKTIVSKGWVGDGAGDVRAAAGAANDYVKVDGTVAHWRFGGVPEGVVDETTVIPDIAGSSPMYRNAIDTTDSPEKLEDVNVTHANAAHYSADAGAVCFTDATRNTTGPDRLSYITTEYGAPATFADLDAADGYTIETFLQLDAEWTETANRWSAALTRGGSREWAGINDSSDAGAGVSWLGISNLREYQYSAADSDSGNSYTLWSGEIMQSAWHHVAIVNNPVADTAIMYVDGVPVLRNASKVGGMMASDFMPWIIGASTWDSEVEHGWNGCVGETRIVDHALASSQFLYNRLDIDATGPNFEVTTDLGGVYPSDASITTFTGKGLAGASVRVEREGAIVGRADVAADGSWTVRLDAPLTGSGSYGLTFVQSIGTRDGSARQAVLVIGESSAWTPSDADLLASLEGDVTVTPNPFTAGDALTITVPAGYEGQTGYVFAFSTPTALGAARIGADSTVRVVTPSSLPTGEHRIAVYSSTGAVLGWQRVSVVAAVGDGPVVTPIGDPIAAVPGTPGANQTGTAGTRPAAVSPSAAVGVLAYTGVSIFGTLLVAAAALIIGGILRARGTRRAH; this is translated from the coding sequence ATGACATCCCACTCCCGCTCACGCACCCTGCGTCGGGCACTCGCCGCCTCGATCAGCACCGCCGTGGCCCTCGGCCTGGCGACCGCCGGCGCCGGCCTCGCCACCGCGGCGACGCCCGAGACGCCGCAGGTCGACCAGCGGTCGAGCTTCGTCCTCCCCGTCATCCCCGACACCCAGTTCTACTCGCGCTACAGCGCCTCGCAGTTCTATCCGAAGTACGGGACGAACCCGTTCGAGGTGCAGACAAAGTGGATCGTCGAGAACCAGGACGAACTGAACATGCCCTTCGCCGTGCACGTGGGCGACGTCGTCGACCAGCAGGGCGTCACGGGTGAGTGGGAGGCCGCCGACAAGGCGATGGACATCCTCACCGCCGGCGACGTCCCCTACTCGGTGATCCCGGGCAACCACGACGTGTCCGACATGAACGCGCGCTCGTCGACGGGCATCTCCGCCAACTACCGCGCCCGCTTCGGCGCCACGGCGATGGCCGCCCAGGCCTCGAAGACCGGCAGCACCCTGCTCGGCACCTTCCAGGACGGCCTCTCATCGGCGTACCTGTTCGAGGCCGAGGGGCACACCTGGATGTCGCTCGCGATCGCCTGGAACGCGTCGGACGACACCTTCGCCTGGGCGCAGGGCATTCTGAACCAGCACAAGAACGTGCCGGTCGTGCTCTCCTCGCACGCCATCATCAACATCGCCGAAGACCAGGCCTCGCCCGCACCGTGGTGGTGGGGCGACCTGCTCTGGGACACGCTCATCCGCAAGAACGACCAGATCATGCTGACGGTCAACGGCCACTTCCACGGGTCCACCCAGCAGACGCGCACGAACGACTTCGGCCACCCCGTGCACCAGATCCTGACCGACTACCAGATGGCGGCCGACGGCGGCAACGGCATCATGACGCTGTTCGAGTTCGACCTGACCAACCAGAGGATCGACGTCGAATCGGTCTCGCCCTGGGTCACGGTGAAGGACGCCGACTCGCGCGCCTCGTCCGACACCCCGGTGTTGACGGGACCGAACCAGTCGTTCAGTTTCGCCTTCGATTTCGACGGCCGTTTCGGCTGGAAAACGGATGCGACGCAGGAGGACGGCGCGGACCTCTCCGAGCTCGCCAAGACGATCGTGTCGAAGGGCTGGGTCGGTGACGGTGCGGGCGACGTGCGTGCTGCTGCCGGAGCCGCGAACGACTACGTCAAGGTCGACGGCACGGTAGCCCACTGGCGCTTCGGCGGCGTTCCGGAGGGCGTGGTCGACGAGACGACCGTCATCCCCGACATCGCCGGCTCGAGCCCGATGTACCGCAACGCGATCGACACGACCGACTCACCCGAGAAGCTCGAGGACGTCAACGTGACCCACGCCAATGCGGCGCACTACTCCGCCGACGCCGGGGCCGTCTGCTTCACCGACGCGACCAGGAACACGACGGGTCCCGACCGCCTGTCGTACATCACGACCGAGTACGGCGCCCCCGCCACGTTCGCCGACCTCGACGCCGCCGACGGCTACACCATCGAGACGTTCCTGCAGCTCGACGCCGAATGGACGGAGACCGCCAACCGTTGGAGTGCGGCGCTCACCCGCGGCGGCTCGCGCGAGTGGGCCGGCATCAACGACAGTTCCGACGCGGGCGCCGGTGTGTCCTGGTTGGGTATCTCCAACCTGCGCGAATACCAGTACTCGGCGGCCGACTCCGACTCGGGCAACAGCTACACGCTGTGGTCGGGCGAGATCATGCAGAGCGCCTGGCATCACGTCGCCATCGTCAACAACCCCGTCGCCGACACCGCCATCATGTATGTCGACGGTGTGCCCGTGCTGCGCAACGCCTCGAAGGTCGGGGGCATGATGGCCTCCGACTTCATGCCGTGGATCATCGGCGCATCGACCTGGGACTCCGAGGTCGAGCACGGCTGGAACGGCTGCGTCGGCGAGACACGAATCGTCGACCACGCCCTCGCCTCGAGCCAGTTCCTCTACAACCGGCTCGACATCGACGCCACCGGGCCGAACTTCGAGGTGACCACCGACCTCGGCGGTGTCTACCCGTCCGACGCGAGCATAACGACGTTCACCGGCAAGGGTCTCGCGGGCGCCTCGGTGCGCGTCGAACGCGAGGGAGCGATTGTCGGCAGGGCGGATGTCGCGGCCGACGGTTCCTGGACGGTGCGCCTCGACGCTCCGCTCACCGGCTCGGGGTCGTACGGCCTGACCTTCGTGCAGTCCATCGGCACCCGCGACGGCAGCGCGCGCCAGGCGGTGCTGGTGATCGGCGAGAGCAGCGCCTGGACGCCGTCCGACGCCGACCTCCTCGCCAGCCTCGAGGGCGACGTGACGGTCACCCCGAACCCGTTCACCGCGGGTGACGCGCTGACGATCACCGTGCCCGCGGGATACGAGGGCCAGACCGGCTACGTGTTCGCCTTCTCGACTCCCACCGCGCTCGGCGCGGCGAGGATCGGCGCGGATTCGACGGTCCGGGTCGTCACGCCCTCGAGCCTCCCCACGGGCGAACACCGCATCGCGGTCTACTCGTCCACCGGCGCGGTGCTCGGTTGGCAGCGCGTCAGCGTCGTGGCGGCCGTCGGCGACGGGCCCGTCGTCACGCCGATCGGCGATCCGATCGCGGCGGTTCCTGGCACCCCCGGCGCAAACCAGACGGGAACGGCGGGCACCCGGCCCGCGGCCGTCTCCCCGTCGGCCGCGGTCGGCGTGCTCGCCTACACGGGTGTGTCGATCTTCGGGACGCTCCTCGTGGCCGCGGCCGCGCTCATCATCGGCGGGATCCTCCGCGCCCGCGGCACGCGTCGCGCCCACTAG
- a CDS encoding Ig-like domain-containing protein: MITGAFALMLAVSTTVPVPPALAVTEPEGVGAPERFLIENVHAAGKVLEIGNDLAQTTGPDNAVTAAAAIFARATAPAALSAQAVTAYPVLGKTATYVFANTVGEVLVREANDSLNFRYLSTSTAGISAAAQNPYAQWTAVDAGGGAVYLQNVQKDPSGRTAALDMYDWKTDDGSQIQTYDAGTAAVQKWLMRSLTPEVESFSGRTDTGVTPTPPTSRTAKYSWGTTAPLTSIVWTMPDPAVWAIDGTVTVNGTGTGYFGEAVPLTASYTVGSLGAAVDATISGHAGITVKQLRMLEPTRVQRTVSGSTSTVSAPVTWDWAGITDDTTARAGTFTVPATAGTGFTAKLVVTIVATANVNIARGAGVHFGAFFGEGAALNDGNRDRAGFSDWRSGGATNRVTTNKVMYFFDQPRQITGAAVFDRGTDAKLNVGTATVQYRNLTGGWVDLPATNTVWPYVNTTPKLELTVDSAPVLATGARVVFSVKSTATWMSLSEFEVYGPELAPTR, from the coding sequence GTGATCACCGGCGCCTTCGCGCTGATGCTCGCTGTGTCGACCACCGTTCCCGTGCCGCCGGCCCTGGCGGTCACGGAGCCCGAGGGCGTCGGCGCACCCGAGCGCTTCCTGATCGAGAACGTGCACGCGGCGGGCAAGGTGCTCGAAATAGGCAACGATCTGGCCCAGACGACCGGTCCGGACAACGCCGTGACCGCCGCCGCCGCGATCTTCGCGCGCGCGACGGCACCGGCCGCGCTGTCGGCCCAGGCGGTCACCGCCTACCCCGTGTTGGGAAAGACCGCCACCTACGTGTTCGCCAACACCGTCGGCGAGGTTCTCGTGCGGGAGGCGAATGACTCTCTGAACTTCCGGTACCTCAGCACGTCGACCGCGGGCATCAGTGCCGCCGCCCAGAACCCGTACGCCCAGTGGACGGCCGTGGATGCGGGCGGCGGAGCGGTCTACCTGCAGAATGTGCAGAAAGACCCGAGCGGCCGCACGGCAGCCCTCGACATGTACGACTGGAAGACGGACGACGGCTCGCAGATCCAGACCTACGACGCGGGCACGGCCGCCGTGCAGAAGTGGCTGATGCGTTCGCTCACGCCCGAGGTGGAGTCCTTCTCCGGCCGCACCGACACCGGCGTCACCCCCACGCCTCCGACGTCACGCACCGCGAAGTACAGCTGGGGTACGACGGCGCCCCTCACGTCGATCGTCTGGACCATGCCCGACCCTGCGGTGTGGGCCATCGATGGCACGGTCACCGTCAACGGAACGGGCACGGGGTACTTCGGTGAAGCCGTGCCGCTCACGGCCAGCTACACCGTCGGCTCCCTCGGGGCCGCCGTCGACGCGACCATCAGCGGGCACGCGGGAATCACCGTGAAGCAGCTGCGCATGCTCGAACCGACGCGCGTGCAGCGCACGGTCTCCGGTTCCACCAGCACGGTCTCGGCGCCCGTCACGTGGGACTGGGCCGGCATCACCGACGACACGACAGCGCGGGCGGGTACCTTCACCGTGCCGGCGACCGCGGGCACCGGCTTCACGGCCAAGCTCGTCGTCACGATCGTCGCGACGGCGAACGTGAACATCGCCCGCGGCGCCGGCGTGCACTTCGGTGCGTTCTTCGGTGAAGGCGCCGCCCTCAACGACGGCAACCGCGATCGCGCCGGATTCTCCGACTGGAGAAGCGGGGGAGCGACCAACCGGGTCACCACGAACAAGGTCATGTACTTCTTCGACCAGCCGCGCCAGATCACCGGCGCCGCCGTCTTCGACCGCGGCACCGACGCCAAGCTCAACGTGGGCACCGCCACGGTGCAGTACCGCAACCTGACCGGCGGGTGGGTCGACCTGCCAGCCACGAACACGGTCTGGCCGTACGTCAACACCACGCCGAAGCTCGAGCTGACCGTGGACAGCGCCCCCGTGCTCGCCACGGGCGCGCGCGTCGTCTTCTCGGTCAAGTCGACCGCCACCTGGATGTCCCTCTCCGAGTTCGAGGTCTACGGCCCCGAGCTCGCCCCGACCCGCTGA
- a CDS encoding DUF1345 domain-containing protein, which produces MSPTPERAARAEHRWPAVAALLVAIVLYALLPSSFLPELRYTAVAIAALMFIPLIAVNPLRFHRQTKWSRRLSVGQVLFLGAANLVALVQLVYELVHADKSDGPGLLLAAAQVWITNVIVFALIYWEMDRGGPVTRTQAKRTDLPRADFRFPQDEDHDAVREVAVRSSNTSDWTASYVDYLYFSASNSMAFSPTDAMPLSHRAKLLMLIESFAGFVILALVIARAVSLLG; this is translated from the coding sequence GTGAGCCCCACCCCAGAGCGCGCCGCGCGCGCCGAACACCGTTGGCCGGCGGTGGCGGCTCTCCTCGTCGCCATCGTCCTGTACGCCCTGCTGCCGAGCAGCTTTCTGCCCGAGCTGCGTTACACGGCGGTGGCGATCGCCGCGCTGATGTTCATCCCGTTGATCGCGGTGAACCCGCTGCGCTTCCACCGGCAGACGAAGTGGTCGCGTCGGTTATCGGTCGGCCAGGTGCTGTTTCTCGGAGCGGCCAACCTCGTCGCGCTCGTGCAGCTCGTCTACGAGCTCGTGCACGCCGACAAGAGCGACGGTCCGGGACTGCTGCTCGCCGCCGCGCAGGTCTGGATCACCAACGTGATCGTGTTCGCGCTCATCTACTGGGAAATGGACCGCGGCGGCCCCGTCACCCGCACCCAAGCGAAGCGAACGGATCTGCCGCGGGCCGACTTCCGCTTCCCGCAGGACGAAGACCACGACGCCGTGCGGGAGGTCGCCGTGAGGTCGTCGAACACCTCGGACTGGACAGCGAGTTACGTCGACTACCTGTACTTCTCGGCGTCGAACTCGATGGCGTTCAGCCCGACCGACGCCATGCCGCTCTCGCACCGGGCGAAACTGCTGATGCTGATCGAGTCGTTCGCCGGGTTCGTGATCCTGGCACTCGTCATCGCTCGAGCGGTCTCGCTGCTCGGCTAG
- a CDS encoding M18 family aminopeptidase has translation MTDHLGDLAAFIAASPSSFHAADECARRLEAAGFSRLDETEEWPAEAGKRFVVRDGAVIAWVQPEGAAGQTPFRIVGTHTDSPGFKLKPKPSTAAHGFLQAGVEVYGGPLFNSWLDRELEFAGRLVTLDGDEHLVRTGPFLRIPQLAVHLDRAVNEGLRLDPQQHLNPVYGLGDLSTGDVVGHLAGLAGIRASDVAGYDISVADTAPGAVFGLDGAFFAAGRMDNLVSVHAGLAAVIATPLAADHVSVFAAFDHEEVGSETRSGAAGPFLADVLARIGDGLGATASQRLRAFAASWCFSADAGHSVHPNYAERHDPANKPVMGRGPLLKINAKQRYATDARGAAEWARACASAGVAYQEFVSNNAVPCGSTIGPLTATRLGIRTVDVGIPLLSMHSARELCAVGDPADLAAALTAFQQA, from the coding sequence ATGACCGATCATCTCGGCGACCTCGCGGCATTCATCGCCGCCTCGCCCTCCTCGTTCCACGCCGCGGACGAATGTGCCCGCCGCCTCGAAGCCGCCGGTTTCTCGCGCCTCGACGAGACGGAGGAGTGGCCAGCCGAGGCCGGGAAGCGGTTCGTCGTGCGCGACGGTGCCGTCATCGCCTGGGTGCAGCCCGAGGGCGCGGCCGGCCAGACCCCGTTCCGCATCGTCGGCACGCACACCGACTCGCCCGGTTTCAAGCTCAAGCCGAAGCCGAGCACGGCCGCGCACGGTTTCCTGCAGGCCGGCGTCGAGGTCTACGGCGGGCCGCTGTTCAACTCGTGGCTCGACCGCGAGCTCGAGTTCGCCGGGCGCCTCGTCACGCTCGACGGGGACGAACACCTCGTACGCACGGGCCCGTTCCTGCGCATCCCGCAGCTCGCCGTGCACCTCGACCGCGCGGTGAACGAGGGACTGCGGCTCGACCCGCAGCAGCACCTCAACCCGGTCTACGGGCTGGGCGACCTGTCGACCGGCGATGTCGTCGGACACCTTGCGGGGTTGGCCGGCATCCGGGCGTCGGATGTCGCGGGGTACGACATCTCCGTCGCGGATACCGCACCCGGGGCCGTCTTCGGCCTCGACGGAGCGTTCTTCGCGGCCGGACGCATGGACAACCTGGTCTCCGTGCACGCCGGACTCGCGGCGGTCATCGCCACGCCGCTGGCCGCCGACCACGTGTCGGTGTTCGCCGCCTTCGACCACGAGGAGGTGGGCTCGGAGACGCGTTCCGGTGCCGCCGGCCCATTCCTGGCCGACGTGCTCGCCCGCATCGGCGACGGCCTCGGCGCCACCGCATCGCAGAGGCTGCGGGCGTTCGCCGCCTCCTGGTGCTTCTCCGCCGACGCCGGACACTCCGTGCACCCGAACTACGCCGAGCGCCACGACCCCGCGAACAAGCCGGTGATGGGGCGCGGCCCGCTGCTCAAGATCAACGCCAAGCAGCGCTACGCCACCGACGCGCGCGGCGCCGCCGAGTGGGCTCGTGCCTGCGCTTCGGCCGGTGTCGCGTACCAGGAGTTCGTCTCCAACAACGCCGTGCCCTGCGGGTCGACGATCGGCCCGCTCACGGCGACCAGGCTCGGCATCCGCACGGTCGACGTCGGCATCCCGCTGCTGTCGATGCACTCCGCGCGCGAGCTGTGCGCGGTGGGCGACCCCGCCGACCTCGCCGCGGCGCTCACGGCGTTCCAGCAGGCCTAG
- a CDS encoding peroxiredoxin, whose translation MALENDTQAPDFELANQFGEHVRLGEFKGKKPVALVFFPLAFSSTCTSELCGLSENLAMFKSNGVELIGISADSKATLRAFAEAEGYDFTLLADFWPHGAVAKEYGVFLEEKGYANRATFLIDINGIIRASFITAPGEPRSIEEYRAALEEIVPVPVHA comes from the coding sequence ATGGCTCTGGAGAACGACACCCAGGCACCCGACTTTGAACTCGCCAACCAGTTCGGCGAGCACGTTCGACTCGGAGAATTCAAGGGAAAGAAGCCGGTCGCACTGGTCTTCTTCCCCCTCGCCTTCTCCTCGACCTGCACCAGCGAGCTCTGCGGACTGAGCGAGAACCTCGCCATGTTCAAGAGCAACGGCGTCGAGCTGATCGGCATCTCCGCCGACTCCAAGGCGACGCTCCGCGCGTTCGCCGAGGCCGAGGGCTACGACTTCACCCTGCTGGCCGACTTCTGGCCGCACGGCGCCGTCGCCAAGGAGTACGGCGTGTTCCTCGAGGAGAAGGGCTACGCGAACCGCGCGACCTTCCTCATCGACATCAATGGCATCATCCGCGCGAGCTTCATCACCGCGCCGGGCGAGCCGCGTTCGATCGAGGAGTACCGCGCCGCCCTCGAAGAGATCGTGCCGGTTCCGGTCCACGCCTGA
- the aceE gene encoding pyruvate dehydrogenase (acetyl-transferring), homodimeric type — protein sequence MTVNDQDPYSVNNIDGDPEETAEWQESLDALVEAHGHQRAREIMLSLLKRSKELHLGVPMVPTTDYLNTIAPENEPEFPGNEDLERRYRAWIRWNAAITVHRAQRPGIGVGGHISTYASSAALYEVGHNHFFRGHDAPGGADQVFYQGHASPGMYARAFLEGRLSTDQLDGFRQEKSHFTGGLSSYPHPRLMPDFWQFPTVSMGLGPINAIYQAQANRYLTNRGIRDASDQQVWAFLGDGEMDEVESRGALQWAANEGLDNLNFVINANLQRLDGPVRGNGKIIQELESFFRGAGWNVIKVVWGREWDDLLKNDTEGALRDLMNRTPDGDYQTYKAESGAYVRENFFGRDPRTLEMVKDYSDEQIWNLKRGGHDYRKVYAAFKAATEHKGQPTVIIAKTVKGYGLGPSFEGRNATHQMKKLTLDNLKQFRDEMRIPITDAALEENPYQPPYYTPGENDEAIQYMHERRRALGGYLPERRSKYTQIALPEESAWDIAKKGSGKQEIATTMAFARLLKDMLRAKDFGHRIVPIIPDEARTFGMDAYFPTAKIYNPNGQNYTSVDREQLLAYKESPQGQIVHVGINEAGAFSAFTAAGTSYATNGEPLIPVYVFYSMFGFQRTGDAMWAAGDQMARGFIMGATAGRTTLTGEGLQHADGHSLLLASTNPAVVSYDPAYGYEIGAIVKAGLERMYGGTHPDPNVMYYITLYNEPLQQPAVPENFDEEGALRGLYLLKTGETEGPKVQLLASGVAVPWALEAQHLLAQDWGVSADVWSVTSWTELRREGLAAEEHNFLYPKEERWIPYVTSKLSRTQGPFIATTDYMHAVPDQIRQFVPGDFATLGADDFGFSDTRAAARRYFKIDGPSMVVRALESLVRRGEMDSSVPAEAIEKYRLLDVNAGTTGNAGGES from the coding sequence GTGACGGTTAACGACCAGGATCCATACTCGGTGAACAACATCGACGGAGACCCTGAGGAGACCGCCGAGTGGCAAGAATCACTCGACGCCCTCGTCGAAGCTCACGGACACCAGCGTGCTCGCGAGATCATGCTGAGCCTTCTCAAGCGTTCCAAGGAACTCCACCTGGGCGTGCCGATGGTGCCGACGACGGACTACCTCAACACGATCGCACCCGAGAACGAGCCCGAGTTCCCGGGCAACGAAGACCTCGAACGCCGCTACCGCGCCTGGATCCGCTGGAACGCGGCGATCACGGTGCACCGCGCGCAGCGCCCCGGCATCGGTGTCGGCGGCCATATCTCGACCTACGCGTCATCCGCAGCTCTGTATGAGGTCGGACACAACCACTTCTTCCGCGGCCACGACGCGCCCGGCGGCGCCGACCAGGTGTTCTACCAGGGTCACGCCTCCCCCGGCATGTACGCCCGCGCCTTCCTCGAGGGACGCCTGTCGACCGACCAGCTCGACGGCTTCCGCCAGGAGAAGTCGCACTTCACCGGCGGCCTCTCGAGCTACCCGCACCCCCGCCTTATGCCCGACTTCTGGCAGTTCCCGACCGTGTCGATGGGCCTCGGCCCGATCAACGCGATCTACCAGGCGCAGGCGAACCGCTACCTCACCAACCGCGGCATCAGAGACGCCTCGGACCAGCAGGTCTGGGCGTTCCTGGGCGACGGCGAGATGGACGAGGTCGAGAGCCGCGGCGCCCTGCAGTGGGCCGCCAACGAGGGTCTCGACAACCTCAACTTCGTCATCAACGCGAACCTGCAGCGCCTCGACGGGCCCGTGCGCGGAAACGGCAAGATCATCCAGGAGCTGGAGAGCTTCTTCCGCGGTGCCGGCTGGAACGTCATCAAGGTGGTCTGGGGCCGCGAGTGGGACGACCTGCTCAAGAACGACACCGAGGGCGCCCTGCGCGACCTGATGAACCGCACCCCCGACGGCGACTACCAGACCTACAAGGCCGAGAGCGGCGCCTACGTGCGCGAGAACTTCTTCGGTCGCGACCCCCGCACGCTCGAGATGGTCAAGGACTACTCCGACGAGCAGATCTGGAACCTCAAGCGCGGCGGCCACGACTACCGCAAGGTCTACGCGGCCTTCAAGGCGGCGACCGAGCACAAGGGCCAGCCGACCGTCATCATCGCGAAGACGGTCAAGGGCTACGGCCTCGGCCCGTCGTTCGAGGGCCGCAACGCGACCCACCAGATGAAGAAGCTGACGCTCGACAACCTCAAGCAGTTCCGCGACGAGATGCGCATCCCGATCACCGACGCGGCCCTCGAAGAGAACCCGTACCAGCCGCCGTACTACACCCCCGGTGAGAACGACGAGGCGATCCAGTACATGCACGAGCGCCGCCGCGCGCTCGGCGGCTACCTGCCCGAGCGCCGGTCGAAGTACACCCAGATCGCCCTCCCAGAGGAGTCGGCCTGGGACATCGCGAAGAAGGGTTCGGGCAAGCAGGAGATCGCCACCACCATGGCGTTCGCCAGACTGCTGAAAGACATGCTGCGCGCCAAGGACTTCGGCCACCGCATCGTGCCGATCATCCCCGACGAGGCACGCACCTTCGGCATGGACGCGTACTTCCCGACCGCCAAGATCTACAACCCGAACGGGCAGAACTACACGTCGGTCGACCGCGAACAGCTGCTCGCCTACAAGGAAAGCCCGCAGGGCCAGATCGTGCACGTCGGCATCAACGAGGCGGGCGCCTTCTCGGCGTTCACCGCGGCCGGAACCTCGTACGCGACGAACGGCGAGCCGCTCATCCCGGTCTACGTCTTCTACTCGATGTTCGGCTTCCAGCGCACCGGCGACGCCATGTGGGCAGCCGGCGACCAGATGGCCCGCGGGTTCATCATGGGCGCCACCGCGGGACGCACGACACTGACCGGCGAAGGCCTGCAGCACGCCGACGGTCACTCGCTGCTGCTCGCCTCGACCAACCCCGCCGTGGTGTCCTACGACCCCGCCTACGGCTACGAGATCGGCGCGATCGTCAAGGCCGGCCTCGAGCGCATGTACGGCGGAACGCACCCCGACCCGAACGTCATGTACTACATCACGCTCTACAACGAGCCGCTGCAGCAGCCCGCCGTCCCCGAGAACTTCGACGAGGAGGGCGCCCTCCGCGGCCTCTACCTGCTGAAGACCGGTGAGACCGAGGGTCCGAAGGTCCAGCTGCTGGCCTCCGGTGTCGCGGTTCCGTGGGCGCTCGAGGCCCAGCACCTGCTCGCGCAGGACTGGGGTGTCTCGGCGGACGTCTGGTCGGTCACCTCGTGGACCGAGCTGCGTCGCGAGGGCCTCGCGGCCGAGGAACACAACTTCCTCTACCCGAAGGAGGAGCGCTGGATCCCCTATGTGACGAGCAAGCTGTCGCGCACCCAGGGTCCGTTCATCGCGACGACCGACTACATGCACGCCGTTCCCGACCAGATCCGCCAGTTCGTTCCCGGCGACTTTGCGACGCTCGGCGCCGACGACTTCGGTTTCAGCGACACCCGCGCCGCGGCACGCCGCTACTTCAAGATCGACGGTCCCTCCATGGTCGTGCGCGCGCTCGAATCGCTCGTGCGCCGCGGCGAGATGGACTCCTCGGTTCCGGCCGAGGCGATCGAGAAGTACCGCCTGCTCGACGTCAACGCCGGCACCACCGGCAACGCCGGCGGCGAAAGCTAA